A region of Salvelinus alpinus chromosome 6, SLU_Salpinus.1, whole genome shotgun sequence DNA encodes the following proteins:
- the LOC139579272 gene encoding ubiquitin carboxyl-terminal hydrolase 37-like isoform X2 — protein sequence MTLPRASSATRSMTLPRASSATRSMTLPRASSATRSMTLSTASSATRSMTLPRASSATRSMTLPRASSATSSMTLPRASSATRSMTLSRASSATSSMTLPRASSATRSMTLPRASSATRGPEETQGARGERGALVNMELLGLPNIGNTCFLNATLQCLLVLPSFSKAILHQEQLWSSSPFSNLLRCLSDVHRLSLPDSGANQTSKADLMWKVKYSLSGYDLKYLGDTQQDAHELLVNMLCQLKEEGMILKTLGVNYTCPVSQLEFQLVSVRTCTSVLVLHLKRFGGPGGLERLEAPLLFPSELRLSTLCGDMVPHLHSNSPQALTNQAPSIQGSIPQTLASQVSSPPGEAKDSALCCSEAAASAVSEWLLPADWGSLSFGRLRKLRALH from the exons ATGACTCTTCCCAGGGCCAGTTCAGCCACCAGAAGCATGACTCTTCCCAGGGCCAGTTCAGCCACCAGAAGCATGACTCTTCCCAGGGCCAGCTCAGCCACCAGAAGCATGACTCTTTCCACGGCCAGCTCAGCCACCAGAAGCATGACTCTTCCCAGGGCCAGCTCAGCCACCAGAAGCATGACTCTCCCCAGGGCCAGCTCAGCCACCAGCAGCATGACTCTTCCCAGGGCCAGCTCAGCCACCAGAAGCATGACTCTTTCCAGGGCCAGCTCAGCCACCAGCAGCATGACTCTTCCCAGGGCCAGCTCAGCCACCAGAAGCATGACTCTTCCCAGGGCCAGCTCAGCCACCAGAGGGCCAGAAGAGACCCAGGGGGCCAGAGGAGAACGGGGGGCACTGGTCAACATGGAACTTCTTGG GTTGCCTAACATTGGCAACACTTGCTTCCTTAACGCCACCCTGCAGTGCCTCCTGGTCCTGCCGTCCTTCTCAAAGGCAATCCTGCACCAGGAACAACTCTGgagctcctcccccttctccaacCTGCTCAG GTGTCTTTCTGATGTGCACCGTTTGAGTCTACCTGACAGTGGTGCAAACCAGACCTCAAAAGCAGACCTCATGTGGAAGGTCAAGTACTCCTTGTCGGGATACGATTTGAAGTATCTGGGGGACACGCAACAG GACGCACACGAGTTACTTGTGAACATGCTGTGCCAGCTGAAGGAGGAGGGCATGATACTGAAGACACTCGGGGTGAACTATACCTGCCCTGTTTCCCAGCTGGAGTTCCAGCTTGTGTCGGTGCGCACATGTACCAG TGTGCTGGTTCTGCATCTGAAGAGGTTTGGAGGACCTGGGGGGTTGGAGAGGCTGGAGGCTCCTCTTTTGTTTCCTTCGGAGCTGAGGCTGTCCACCCTCTGTGGGGACATGGTGCCACACCTGCACAGTAACAGCCCACAGGCCCTCACCAACCAGGCCCCCAGCATCCAGGGGTCCATCCCCCAGACCCTCGCCAGCCAAGTCTCCAGCCCACCTGGAGAGGCCAAAGACAGCGCCCTCTGCTGTTCAG
- the LOC139579272 gene encoding ubiquitin carboxyl-terminal hydrolase 37-like isoform X1 — protein sequence MTLPRASSATRSMTLPRASSATRSMTLPRASSATRSMTLSTASSATRSMTLPRASSATRSMTLPRASSATSSMTLPRASSATRSMTLSRASSATSSMTLPRASSATRSMTLPRASSATRGPEETQGARGERGALVNMELLGLPNIGNTCFLNATLQCLLVLPSFSKAILHQEQLWSSSPFSNLLRCLSDVHRLSLPDSGANQTSKADLMWKVKYSLSGYDLKYLGDTQQDAHELLVNMLCQLKEEGMILKTLGVNYTCPVSQLEFQLVSVRTCTSCGRESSTREDYNHLSLDFSPERTLLSSLALTFKGEKVQFTCEGCKGLHALKVEQFHTLPLVLVLHLKRFGGPGGLERLEAPLLFPSELRLSTLCGDMVPHLHSNSPQALTNQAPSIQGSIPQTLASQVSSPPGEAKDSALCCSEAAASAVSEWLLPADWGSLSFGRLRKLRALH from the exons ATGACTCTTCCCAGGGCCAGTTCAGCCACCAGAAGCATGACTCTTCCCAGGGCCAGTTCAGCCACCAGAAGCATGACTCTTCCCAGGGCCAGCTCAGCCACCAGAAGCATGACTCTTTCCACGGCCAGCTCAGCCACCAGAAGCATGACTCTTCCCAGGGCCAGCTCAGCCACCAGAAGCATGACTCTCCCCAGGGCCAGCTCAGCCACCAGCAGCATGACTCTTCCCAGGGCCAGCTCAGCCACCAGAAGCATGACTCTTTCCAGGGCCAGCTCAGCCACCAGCAGCATGACTCTTCCCAGGGCCAGCTCAGCCACCAGAAGCATGACTCTTCCCAGGGCCAGCTCAGCCACCAGAGGGCCAGAAGAGACCCAGGGGGCCAGAGGAGAACGGGGGGCACTGGTCAACATGGAACTTCTTGG GTTGCCTAACATTGGCAACACTTGCTTCCTTAACGCCACCCTGCAGTGCCTCCTGGTCCTGCCGTCCTTCTCAAAGGCAATCCTGCACCAGGAACAACTCTGgagctcctcccccttctccaacCTGCTCAG GTGTCTTTCTGATGTGCACCGTTTGAGTCTACCTGACAGTGGTGCAAACCAGACCTCAAAAGCAGACCTCATGTGGAAGGTCAAGTACTCCTTGTCGGGATACGATTTGAAGTATCTGGGGGACACGCAACAG GACGCACACGAGTTACTTGTGAACATGCTGTGCCAGCTGAAGGAGGAGGGCATGATACTGAAGACACTCGGGGTGAACTATACCTGCCCTGTTTCCCAGCTGGAGTTCCAGCTTGTGTCGGTGCGCACATGTACCAG CTGTGGGCGCGAGTCGTCCACCAGAGAGGACTACAACCACCTCTCATTGGACTTCAGCCCTGAGCGCACCTTGCTGAGCAGCCTAGCACTCACTTTCAAA GGTGAAAAGGTTCAATTCACATGTGAGGGCTGTAAAGGCCTCCACGCCTTAAAGGTGGAGCAGTTCCACACACTGCCTCT TGTGCTGGTTCTGCATCTGAAGAGGTTTGGAGGACCTGGGGGGTTGGAGAGGCTGGAGGCTCCTCTTTTGTTTCCTTCGGAGCTGAGGCTGTCCACCCTCTGTGGGGACATGGTGCCACACCTGCACAGTAACAGCCCACAGGCCCTCACCAACCAGGCCCCCAGCATCCAGGGGTCCATCCCCCAGACCCTCGCCAGCCAAGTCTCCAGCCCACCTGGAGAGGCCAAAGACAGCGCCCTCTGCTGTTCAG